The sequence GTACCACAAAAACTTATATTTTCCTCTCatttctaatttcagttttaaCTTTTAATTAACTATGGTTTTGACCGATAGTATCCCCGGTATTTCATTCTGCATTGTTTGCAGGGACTTCGTTCCATCCATTAGTTTATTTCGTTGCACATTTTCTTCCTGCACGGATCTTCATCCCCTCATTTTCATATCTAATCAAAAGCAGCTCCGCCTACAATGGGAAATATAATGCAGACAATTGTTATCTACAGCAAAACAGCGAATCACGCAAAGACACAAAAGATTTGTGACCTCAACAGAAGATTGTCGATCCATCAAAAGCTTTCCAGGTTGCCTTCACGTCcacattaaaattaaaaaaatccctGCACAGTCATCAATTGTTTAAGATAGCATATTAGCTGCCTGCAAATAAAGAGACAACAAAAAAACATTTTGAAATAAAATGGAAAATctcttatccaactattttagtTAATGGCTAATCTATTCCTGATTAAGAACACGCGATTAGGGATGTTTATATTAATtgagggatataaattacttttcccaaccaatagtgtctgctaaggggcGTTTTGGGggacaaaaatactaaaatacgcTTCCCTCAAATTCTAAATTTCTAAAACTAGCACGATTCTAAATTTtccccattccctttcaaattctcttttccttctctgtcggctcctcactttgaaaacgatttttctttttacattcggaagtgatgaagatcatgtcgttatagatgaagaccatgccggtagtgatgaagaccatgccggtagtgatgaagaccatgtcggaaataattttttttacatcgccggaagtgatgaataccatgacggaattgatgaataccatgccgaaaaatggtgttggcatgcttggtaactaacatttaatgccgtaactaaatgccggcatgctcgatagaaatctatcaatgccggtagtcaagtgaaaaaaaaaatcaattttctggatactttacatcatgtgccggaaaagaaatttaagcaacataccatGCCGTTAGCAGTACCGGTATGCTCGATAATTAACTAACTGTGCCGGCAGTAGACTGATGAAAActagaaaaaaaattcaagacGGAATAGGTCGAACACGGCCGGGAGGGGCTACGCTCCCCCAGACCCTCCTGgatagtggcaaacatttatgaaaatttccaacaaaaaaCTTAACCCATAATCGGTCTACGAGAGCATAAATATCAaccaattctaggttgagtttttgaaaaaatatCGATTTTTTAAATGTTTTGACGATGAATTAACGTTAGCTGATTTTTaggttaacttgattaaacatcaattaatcatctgaattaacactaattaatcaggaacGCGTGATTGGGGATATTTAAACTAattggggatagaggaaaaggacaaaaactggatttaaatatcaaatcagggtcaccccttatctaagtattttacctaatacctaatctacccctcactaatcatatttagtgcttaattataattagtaaattcataagattatttgataaatgattagtgtgtattgttatttgtatttgggtgagtgaggtgagagagaaggagggaaaaaaattgagagggaaattattttggtgaaaatggaggatgattgtacaagcactcccaatactcaggtaaagGTGTCAATGtgttgaaaatttgttttttttctttgaatccaccattgttgcagctgaaatagcttGGTGTCGGCATAGACGTAGTATGAATATAATGCCGGCAgcaatatcccccattttgaaaggcaaaccggcattgtattcaaccgaaaaaaccatgtcggtatttgttggaaattttcataaatgtttgccactatcCGGGGGTCCGGGGGAGAATGGAAAACGAAGGAAACAAGAAGAACATTACATGGGAAAGAAGGTGAAAGATAGGAAGGTAATGTTTCACTTAATTATATGATGTAAGAAGaaccgaggaggaagaagaagaaccgaGGAGGCCGAACAGAGAGGAAGAAACTAGAAAGTGGAGAAAAAGAGGGTTATCTTATCTACTAGTACCACTAGGGTTTTAATAACGGACGTCTAAGACTAGTTTTATCAATGATGCATATTTAGCGGGTTTTTCCGGGCGGATTTTAGCTAATACCAACTACCAATACAATTATAGCGGATTATATTTATAACCAACTACCAACCCGCTGCGAGCGGGTTCGGATTAAAAACTCACGGATTTAGCGGATACGAACGGGTTCGGACAagttgggcgggtcttgtgcagctccACCCATAACCAACTTTCAGAATGAGTTAAACCCATAATAACCAACTTTCTCTAGGATTTTAAGCTTAGCCAATCCTCGTGTTTCACGATCTCTTTTTCCAATTATTCATCTATGATTGAGTTCTCACTTCTCACCCACCAAAAATTTTCTTGATGCATTTTCGTACGGACACGTTAaaaaaatgtattatatttgaaaaataattaatttataaTATTATACTTGTCGGTGATTTAccagctataaatagagagcttgGGTTTGCCATTAAATCTCACCCAACAATAACCCTctaatcagaagaagaagaacagtatCAACAAACATGGCTAAAACAAGTTCACTTTTCTTCTCCATGTTCATTTGCTTCATCCTCATTTCGTTGGTCGCCTTTGCTCCATGTAAGTAATTACTTGTCTTTTTCTTGATTGCAACTAATTATATTGTTTCATATCAAATTAGTACTGAATTAATTTGACAAATACAATTTACTGTTTTTCAGCGGCTGAATCGCAGGCAATGTCGTGCGATTACGACCAAGCTCAAGCAATAGCACGAGAGAATTGCAAGGGTCAAGACACAAGCTTCTGTGCAGCGAAATGTCAAGGCTTGTCGACCGCATTGGTAGTTGTTGCTTCCGGTTGCGAGCAAAATCCTGCAGACGAAACTAACTATTACTGCGTCTGTTGTTATGCGCTTGATATTTGTGATGCTGGATCTTGGTTATCATCGTTTTCACCAAAACTTCTCTTTAAAGGCCTCGGTCAGTAAGATGAAAACCAGTTGATGATCTAGTCTAGCTAGCTCAATAGTCTTTTATCATTAAATAATGCATCAAATGCAACCATTTTtggttgagatgaagtattttgATTTTCACTTAATTAAGTTACTGATTTGGAGTTTGTTTCCGGTCATTCTCAAGTCTGTTGTCAGCTTTGTTTCATCTATACAACATTATCTAATGAAAAGTGGAGAATATCTATTTCTTGTTCTATATCTGAATTCTGGTGGAGCTTGAGCTGTGTATGTTATCAAGCCGGATGAGATCCGGCCAGTGATACTCGGCAAAATCAAACGATACGACTGAACTCTAAATATGCATTTAGATATATTTTAACATTGTTGACTAATCAGTGTATTTGAAAATACACTCGAGATCTACAAAATCAGAATCCGGTATATGATATCCAAATTGATTTCCTGAATCCTGAGATGGCATCTGACCTCTGTGTGGAACTAGTGCGGAAACGGGGGTCACATGACTCTTTTGATCAACTTTGTGCACCAGTGTCTCTAGTAGGTTGGAGAAAATCATGGACCACATTATCTGTCACCGAAGATAAGGATCTACCCTAGGCATCTTTAGGGATTCTAAACAGGAAGAAATTGAATTTCACAATTTGAATAGTCAATCCAAGTGTTTTCACTTTTCACCGTTAAGTTGTCAATGTCAGTGATATTAGGATAGAGGTCCTTATATTTTTGAGCTATATCCCATTAAGTTGCACGATGTCAACAGTCTGGACTCTggagcctagttagtaattcgggattcggtaaacgtacggaacggcaaacgtacgagtattatacggttttgtaaaatccagattcggtccaaaattcggtcaacgggacgtgattcgtcagtaattcggaacgg comes from Papaver somniferum cultivar HN1 chromosome 7, ASM357369v1, whole genome shotgun sequence and encodes:
- the LOC113299358 gene encoding uncharacterized protein LOC113299358; this translates as MAKTSSLFFSMFICFILISLVAFAPSAESQAMSCDYDQAQAIARENCKGQDTSFCAAKCQGLSTALVVVASGCEQNPADETNYYCVCCYALDICDAGSWLSSFSPKLLFKGLGQ